In Kryptolebias marmoratus isolate JLee-2015 linkage group LG2, ASM164957v2, whole genome shotgun sequence, the genomic stretch CCAAAGTGCTGCTCATCACAAGGGAACGGCTGGCAACATGACCCAGATAATGAGTCAGAACCTTCCCACTCTCTGTTCCAACGGGACGTCTCAGGCTTCCTCACTCCCCTCCTGCCTCTGATCTCAATCAGCTTTCATAGCAGGGGGCCGCAGATCAATTCAAGAGTGTCCTTCTTACACTTTTCCCCCCCCTTTTTCTGCAGTTCTTCAAACCAGTGGCCTTGAATGTGTTTGGGTTAGGAATGTACGCGTGGGTTTTACGTTTCACCTCGCCTTTAACAGAGCTCCTCACATTAAAGGAAACGACGTGAGGATGTTTTCGCCTGACATGAGCCGAAAAGCTCTTCTGGGTTTACGTTCAAAATGGGTATCATGAACTGCAGAGGGACCGGTTGGAGTTTAATTTCCCGGTCGCTGCACATGTCAAACATGACTATTTGTAAGATTTGCacacggagaaaaaaaaacgtaattTTGCAAATTAAGAGGATTTATTataggaacacctgtggaatttttttttaaagtgtgcacTATAAAAGGGaatgaaactgtgtgtgtgtgtgtgtgtgtgtgtgtgactatAGGAACATGCTAGGACTTCCACTGAAACGTGTCCCTAAAATGTGAGGTTTTACTAGGATACGGTTgggttttttggtttgtttgggtttttttttttcctttattttgaaacatttttgagGAATAATTGATGCATTTGACCTGTGAGTCTGCAATCTTTATCTGTGGGGTATCAGGCATATACTGATTAAAACTTGAAGTGGGTTTTTCAAGTATTACGTTTgctatttgttttgcttttgtttgttttttaaggaagTATAATATATATAAGCAATGTGTGCCTGCTGTACAGATGTACTCCATACAACTGCATTTAATAATTTGTACGAACGGTTTTTAAAGAATGTAAGAGGCTaaaagcagtatttttttaatagtctcatatatatataaagacatttttaaagtgcAGTTGGAAACTGTTTTGCTGTGCAAGTCACAGACTgttatcataaaaataaaaaaaataaaaatttggtgGAACACGGTCttgttttacttcttctttttttctttgaagccAGAGTTGCCTGTAATTATCCATAGAGACATTCCTCTGTGTCTTTTAATGGCAAGACAAGGAACTAAGTATTAAACTTGGTTTAAGAGGAAAAATCCCAATGCATGACAGATGagccaacaaaaaaattataattcgGGTTCATGGAAGTGACTGTTCTCCGTGTTCTTGGCCGCAGAGTAACGTACTTACAgtaatataaacatttatagtCTACAGAACAGAAAGGCAAAAGTAAACTCAAACTAATCCTGAAACACAGCTTAATCATAGCAAATGCTAAATTGTTGACCTTTTAAAAACCCAGGCAGAGTCACCCAAACTCCTACATCTAGTCATTAGAGCATGTATGTGCAGCTGTGCTCAGGAGTTTACCTCCACTCATGGGTGCaaaatctcattttaatttggggcttttcattgatttgtaccatttttttcccccaatacAACGTACAGCTCAACTTCAGTGACAGTTTGAATTTATGTGGATTTCCTTTTAACCACATAGTGTCAAGATTATGCATAGAGACTGAAGTATTCATACACCTACATGAATGTTTGACTGAATGTTTCTTAGCAAGTTGCGTCTGAAGCACTTTTTTGTAGCAATCGACAAGCTTTCGGCATCTTTCTGGCTGGATATTTGACCTCTCTTTTTGTCAGAACTggtagagttcatttaaattggcTGGTCTCTTGTTATAAGGGCTGCCTGTTAAGAATATTTCACAACTTTTCAGTAGAGCTGAGGATAAGGTGTTGGGAAGGccgtttcattcattcagaggCTGGTTCTGATGTGGGTTTAGGATCGTTGTTCTGTTGGAGCACACAAATGCGTCCAAGTTTCCAGTCatctagctgttgatttgaggtggCTGAAATGCACCAGAACCACAGCATGaagctaccaccaccatgcccgacagctggttcattgttctcaCCTTGACTCCTCCAGGCATACATCTTGTCAGCGTGGCCACATAGTTCAGTCTTAGTTTTGTTTCTCCAGAGGGGATTTGGCTTGTTCATGTTGGCAGCTTTAAATTTCAGTCAGGCTTGGGGATGTGGTTTTTGGACGAggggcttctttcttggtcTCGTCCTCTCAGTCCACGGAGACGGGCTTCACTCAGGACAGAGCCGCTGGTGTTCCAGCAGACTTGGTGGTTCCTGGGTTGTTCCCGAATATCCTAACTAATCTGAGGATCAGGTTGGGTcttccgtccatccatccatccatccatccatccatccatccatccatccatccatccatccatccatccatccatccatccatccatccattttctttacctgtttctcctttctgggtcgcgaggagctggttcctatctccagcagtcactgtgtgaaaggcgggggacaccctggacgggtcgcaagtccatcacagggacacatagagacaaacgagacaaacaaccattcacactctcactcacaccttgggAAAATTTAAGAGTTACAGGTTGGGTCTTCTATAAGACAAATTGTTGACAGATCTGAATAGCTTTATTCATGTACAGTTGTTTGAACTGGCAATAATGGAATTTAAAGTTGTTTAGAAATGAATCCAAAAAGACTTTCCTAACTTGTGTGAAGCCTCAGTTCTCCTTAGACCTTCACTGGACTTTCCCACTGTTCTATCAGTCCAATAAATACTgtcaaacaaattatttctctgctgataaaaagaaatgacCACTTTTACTCATAAGAAGTTTCTAGGCATTGGCCATGTCAAGTTAAAGGACATCCTAGAACCTGTAGCAGAACTTATTAAAAGATTTACTGAATGTATTTGAGCAGGAGTGTACAATTTTTGATCCTGTGTGGATTAAAAGGTCTCTACAATAAACTTGTGCAcccagtactttttttttttttttgaagaaatcaCTGAAGTTATACGTTGTATGGtaattccaccctggaaaaagaacggttcaaataaatcattaaaagctcCAAGTTTATGTGATATTCATGCCCGTGACAAGCATTTGTAAACCTCTGACCGCAACTATATAAACTTAGGAAATCACTGTAATcggcagaaacacaaagcaaaacaaattcagCCGAAACTAAAAGTGAAACCTGGGTTCAAAGCtttcaaacagctaacaaatcTGTTTCATCCAACTCGATGGAACGGGCCGGTTTGGACTCAGACAGCCTCAGATGAGGCAATGAATCAAACAAGGAATCCAAAATCAGTTGAGAAATTTATTATACTCAGTATTTAATAAGGCAATGTACAAAAATTATTGGCACTGATACAGCAGGCGCAGCAAAGTTGGAAGTATTTTGTTAACTCAATTgtctcagtaaaaaaaaaaagaatttttggCACACCAGAAGTGCTCAATTAGGAAAGAAtgcatttagctaattttaagTAAACAAATGGTATTTAAGAATCCAGAActaacattttataaatcagAGGAACATAACATTAGTAATTCCTACATGTGTTACAAATCAGAGATGAATCTGGTCAGTTATGGGTGAATTGGGAGCTTTTTGCTTAACTTTTACTGTGAAAGAATAAATCACCTTTTGGTACGGTCAAATGTACGGATATTACTATTGTTATCACTGCATCTCAGGCACTTAGTTACTGCAGCTGGAAGACAAAGCATGGTGAGTTCACCAGTGCAAGCTTGTGTACGGGAACTTCTGGACTAAGGAGGATAGTAGTTTTGTAGGAAATCCCTTTATTCCAAAGTGGAACAAACCGGTTAGACATTTACAGGTTCTGAAAGGATGTATCGGATGCTTTGGGTAAAACTGGAGGCTAAAGAGGTTTCGCATATTTGTGGCTCGGGGGTTTTACAGAATCTGCCGGGGTCTTCCGTAGCTCATTCCCTCCTGACTGGCTCCCTTATTGGATCCCATCTGTAAGCCAATCACGTTTTTCCCCGCCTTTATCTGCTCGTCGCTGAAGTCCCGCTTGTTCTCCTGTGCTTTCCTGCAACATGACATTGGAAACGTCACACAAGTACAAAAACAACCCTCCAGTGTTTGCCTCTTTCCGACTGAGCCTGTCGGCCCAGTTGGTTTATTGGACTTACTTGAAGAACCAGTTGGGGTCTCCGTTGTATGTGCCTTCATCCTTTGTGACGGCCAAGCTGCCGAGGGCTGAGAGGGTCCTTTGCACCGCTGCCAGGTCCTTACCTGCACCAGGACATACAGTTTGGATGCAGTGATGGGTCATAATGCTTGTTTGTTAGCAGCCACTGAAAGCGCTCTGACCTTCCCAGAGGTCCACAGTCTGGAACATGTCGGTCTTGGTGACGCCATACTTCTCTGCAGCGTTGAGGAACTGCGAGATCTGCTCCATCTGCTTGAAGGCCATGGACGAGCTCTGGATCTTCTTTATGGGTTTGTCTCCAGCAAACAAACTGTTAATAAGTTCACTCAGGACCTGGCAAGACCAGATCAAAACCAAAGGATTAGAACTGAGggcataaagataaaaaaaaaaaaagaatttctcattttctctgaCAGGGTCGGCGCACTCACACATCCATCCTTCAGCCACGCCTGGAAGCCCAGTTTGCCGGCTTCCGGCCTCCCCACACCAGATCCACACTGACGGGTGATCCACTCCACTAGGGTCTGCTCCAGCTCGTGGTCGTACTTGCTGTCGATCTTATCCTGAACCTGCCGGCTCAGGCCGTAGGATGGACCCTTGTTAGCCATGCCGACACTCTGAGAGAGGAGAAAGGTGGGGATATagatgaaaaaaggaaaaaaagaagatctGAAGCAGAATGTTAAATGAATCTGAGCTGCTGCCTACATGTGAAGTTTAGGTGTGATGGCtggcatttttttgttctttcagggAATCTTGACACCGTCTGTTGTGGATTTGCAACAGTATTAACCTGCTTACCAAAGGTTAAACTgttgcaaaagaaaataaaagccaacattccttgaagaaatgcgtatggcctgctgcctttcatgcccgGTTTAAACTGGAATCATCTCATCATGAGAAAGGGCAGAGTTAGGGCTATAGTtaagttacagacatttttgtgtttcctggggtcacttagctgtgacggccatcttggattagaTCAAaccagttgtaggtgtacatccaatggttgctttctaagagttttattcaaaaccGTCCAAAGGACTGCCTCAAGACAGTGCAAGCAATaaagagcttcttttttttttcctgccgcATACTGTACACACACTCCCCCTGTGGTGTACATGTGTGAACAGCCTCATTAAAGGCATACTTACTTTTAAGCACACCTGCTCCCACTCCTTTCACACTGTATACATGTTGTGTGCGAacagagcagcacaaacactgaCCGCATGCAGGTCAGAAGCGTGTATATGAATGCCCAGCGCTCAGTTTGaatcccctttttttccccGACCAGTGGCACTCGCAGCTTCATGTCTCCAAATGCACTCCGTTCAGCCCCGTCAGAGCCTGCAGTAGGTCTGGGGTGGGGGGCCAAACGGTGTACAGAGGGAGCGCTACAGCAGTATCAGCCAGCGCAGTTTTCTCCTtttcaacacacaaacatacgCAGTCTCTGCTAGCACATACAGTACACATTGCCAGtgataattttttaaataaaaatacatattcaTCTGTATTGCCTTTGGGCCAACAGCCAAGTGCAAAATGCATATCAAAGTGCCGTCAGCACCATCCAACCTTTGTTGCCATCTTGATGTCAGGTCACGTCAACTTCCTGTTCCTGAGGAGGTTCAGAGTTAAGGTTAAGGTTAAACTTAGGAGTGGACTGGAGGAAGCTTGCTCCTGACACAGGAGGGGAAGTGTGCTGTCCTGGCAAGAACACCCTCCTGTTTATGAGCTGTGATAAACTTTCATTCTTACTGCTCGATAAACCTTTATTGTCTGAAAGGGACAGTCTAgtgaattaaatattaaatagaaAGGTTATCAGTAGTGGTGACTCGCTGATCATGGCGTATGGAGCAAAAAGACACAAGTTTCCTCAAGGCTAAGCTAACGGCTATTTAAACCAGGGGCCATTTTATATCATTTATCAGGCTTATAAAAACAAGTCtctttcaaaaatgtcatacaGGTGTGAAAGgacactacattagctaatattaaaccccTACACTCCTGCATGACaccttttgtttagtttgtcattgttttttcaaCTGAACAGCGTCCGTGTTACGACCCAAATCTCAATAGttcttccattttcttcacGTGCTTGATGTGACTGCTCTTGTTTGATAgctatctgacagaacatcacttcagaaatcaccagactatccctttaagtaaGACCATAGGGGATAGTCTAACAATCCTACCTATGAGGACAATCATCACGCCACAAAGGGATTATTTAGTCTGTATCCTCCTAAAGCATCAGCTGTAAGGGTAAATGTGTAATCTGCTTGACGAAGTTgaagttaatgttttattttaggatgaaatatttaaacaaatatgatgAAATATTGTTATGCCTGCTTTAAAGTGTCATACCTCTGCAATACAGCATTTGTTTACAACTGTGACTACGCCCCGGCACAGGTACCCAGATGAGTATCTCGGCCAATGTGTTGAAGTATTAAAGGCTAACTACGGCGATCCACTCTACAGTACCTTATTTTAAGCCTTAAAGTGATATTATATTtcagtgggtttctgtggagtGGGTATGAGTAGTCAGTATATTACCTGCAGTGGAGCGCAGTCAGTGTGATCTAATTTTGGAGAACCAGGGAGAAGATGTCATCGAGCTAATGTTTAGCCAGAAGAGGCCTCATTTAGGAGTGAATTTCCATCAtgtaaaacaactcaaactcagacattttatagtttgtttgttgtatgCTTTGGACTTTTACACCGGATCTTTTTTGCATCGGATAGTTACGCAAGCTAACACTTAACACAGTCCATTCTGCAACCCATCAAGCACCCAGAACGTGCTGCAAATTGACTGAGGACCACGTTCCAACACAGACAGACTTCAGTGAAAACAACTGATGCAGATGTGACacaatgtaaaagtttacaataaaacattcactTGAACCAATATAAAAGTTTTGAGATTTAAATCTTTTCAGATGCAGATTTTGGTTCTTAAACAGACTTTCCTTGAGTAGTTGTTAGCTTGACTTCTAcataaaaagctatttttttt encodes the following:
- the tagln gene encoding transgelin isoform X2, with the translated sequence MANKGPSYGLSRQVQDKIDSKYDHELEQTLVEWITRQCGSGVGRPEAGKLGFQAWLKDGCVLSELINSLFAGDKPIKKIQSSSMAFKQMEQISQFLNAAEKYGVTKTDMFQTVDLWEGKDLAAVQRTLSALGSLAVTKDEGTYNGDPNWFFKKAQENKRDFSDEQIKAGKNVIGLQMGSNKGASQEGMSYGRPRQIL
- the tagln gene encoding transgelin isoform X1, producing the protein MATKSVGMANKGPSYGLSRQVQDKIDSKYDHELEQTLVEWITRQCGSGVGRPEAGKLGFQAWLKDGCVLSELINSLFAGDKPIKKIQSSSMAFKQMEQISQFLNAAEKYGVTKTDMFQTVDLWEGKDLAAVQRTLSALGSLAVTKDEGTYNGDPNWFFKKAQENKRDFSDEQIKAGKNVIGLQMGSNKGASQEGMSYGRPRQIL